One genomic segment of Dehalogenimonas alkenigignens includes these proteins:
- a CDS encoding phage Gp37/Gp68 family protein, which yields MARLIKAVLMSFESSIEWTQATWNPVTGCSEISPGCAHCYAARFANRLKCMGNPRYTNGFRVTLHDDLIGLPLSWKRPTQIFVNSMSDLFHEQIPLEFIEAVFTTIRTASWHRFQILTKRASRLLEISPYLSWPSNLLMGVTVENQDYIWRLEKLKKVPAAVKFVSCEPLLGQLNLPLEDLDWVIVGGESGPGARTMDLNWVREIRDQCSLVKLPFFLKQLGGTRNKRGEQLALLDGQLWKELPEILLMKS from the coding sequence ATGGCTCGATTGATCAAGGCGGTATTAATGTCTTTTGAGTCATCTATCGAATGGACACAGGCGACTTGGAATCCGGTGACCGGATGTTCTGAGATATCACCCGGTTGCGCCCATTGCTATGCCGCAAGGTTCGCCAATCGATTAAAATGTATGGGTAACCCAAGATACACAAATGGTTTTCGGGTTACCCTGCATGATGATTTAATTGGCCTCCCCCTGAGTTGGAAGCGCCCAACTCAGATTTTTGTCAATTCCATGTCTGACCTTTTCCACGAGCAAATACCTCTCGAATTTATCGAAGCTGTATTTACAACGATCCGTACTGCTTCTTGGCACAGGTTTCAGATACTTACGAAACGGGCGTCACGTCTTTTAGAAATCTCACCCTATTTATCATGGCCAAGTAATCTCTTGATGGGCGTAACCGTCGAGAATCAGGATTATATTTGGCGCCTTGAGAAGCTGAAAAAAGTACCGGCTGCAGTGAAATTTGTGTCTTGTGAGCCATTGTTAGGTCAACTGAATTTGCCACTTGAGGATTTGGATTGGGTGATAGTAGGAGGGGAGAGTGGGCCTGGCGCACGCACTATGGATTTGAACTGGGTAAGGGAGATACGCGATCAATGCTCCCTGGTCAAGCTCCCGTTTTTTCTTAAACAGCTTGGTGGTACCAGGAACAAACGAGGTGAACAACTT